A part of Gossypium hirsutum isolate 1008001.06 chromosome A07, Gossypium_hirsutum_v2.1, whole genome shotgun sequence genomic DNA contains:
- the LOC121231832 gene encoding transcription factor bHLH62, with the protein MDNQFSLNAPPFHVEPSLSASYYLSSAMDIHATELNCSQHCEQPTDYYGLHFHFPLSSMPSQVGGFQGNNNNISPLQGRSKFVTSQNESLLNPNADLEASKYWNSRKRTKTVETSVSPTIAAKGSERNQESNEKQSNTNTNTKPLEPPKDYIHVRARRGEATDSHSLAERVRREKISERMKLLQDLVPGCNKVIGKAVMLDEIIKYVQSLQRQVEFLSMKLASVNSRLDFKLDSVMSEDIFQSNNNFANPISTIDSWASAIFGQQQQNLALHSNVSNGTMTQCSVEPMDTAIWPQLQHPFTSN; encoded by the exons ATGGACAACCAGTTTTCCCTCAATGCACCACCATTCCACGTTGAACCCTCCCTATCAGCTTCCTACTACCTATCTTCCGCCATGGACATTCATGCAACCGAGCTGAATTGCTCCCAACATTGTGAACAACCAACTGATTATTATGGTCTACACTTCCATTTTCCCCTGAGTTCAATGCCATCTCAAGTTGGTGGTTTTCAAGGGAACAACAACAACATTTCTCCATTGCAGGGTCGATCAAAGTTTGTCACTTCTCAAAATGAATCATTACTGAATCCCAATGCTGATTTGGAAGCTTCAAAATATTGGAATTCAAGGAAAAGAACAAAAACAGTGGAAACTTCAGTTTCACCAACAATTGCTGCAAAG GGGTCTGAAAGAAACCAAGAATCAAATGAAAAACAGAGCAACACTAATACCAATACTAAGCCTCTAGAACCTCCCAAGGACTATATTCATGTTAGAGCAAGAAGGGGTGAAGCAACCGACAGCCATAGTTTAGCTGAAAGA GTCCGTAGAGAGAAAATTAGTGAAAGAATGAAGCTTCTGCAAGATCTTGTTCCTGGTTGCAACAAG GTCATTGGAAAAGCTGTTATGCTGGATGAGATTATAAAATACGTTCAATCATTGCAGAGACAAGTTGAG TTCCTCTCAATGAAGCTAGCTTCAGTTAATAGCAGACTGGATTTTAAGCTGGATAGTGTCATGTCCGAGGAT atATTTCAATCAAACAACAATTTTGCAAATCCAATATCCACAATAGATTCCTGGGCATCAGCCATTTTTGGGCAGCAGCAGCAAAACCTTGCACTGCATAGCAATGTTTCTAATGGGACAATGACCCAATGCTCAGTAGAGCCAATGGATACTGCAATATGGCCCCAACTTCAACACCCATTTACCTCCAATTAA